Proteins co-encoded in one Rhodococcus sp. PAMC28707 genomic window:
- the pgsA gene encoding CDP-diacylglycerol--glycerol-3-phosphate 3-phosphatidyltransferase: protein MLRIALVPVFLAVLFVGDGHDSGWRIGATVVFAVAAITDRIDGQLARKYGLVTDFGKIADPIADKALIGAALVGLSILGDLPWWVTVVIAAREVGITLVRFAVIRHGVIPAGRGGKLKTLVQSFAIGMYLLPLPDAVRGVSVALMGLAVFLTVYTGLDYVVQAIRLRRRVKS from the coding sequence ATGCTCCGGATTGCTCTCGTTCCCGTGTTTCTCGCTGTCCTCTTCGTCGGAGACGGTCACGACAGCGGATGGCGTATCGGTGCGACGGTGGTATTTGCTGTCGCGGCGATCACCGACCGGATCGACGGGCAGCTCGCCCGCAAGTACGGGTTGGTCACCGATTTCGGGAAGATCGCGGATCCGATCGCAGACAAGGCGTTGATCGGTGCTGCACTCGTCGGACTGTCGATCCTCGGAGACCTCCCCTGGTGGGTGACCGTGGTGATCGCGGCACGTGAAGTGGGCATCACACTCGTCAGATTCGCGGTGATCCGGCACGGTGTGATTCCGGCGGGACGCGGTGGCAAGCTGAAGACTTTGGTGCAGAGTTTTGCGATCGGGATGTATCTCCTGCCCTTGCCTGACGCGGTGCGAGGGGTATCCGTCGCACTGATGGGCTTGGCGGTGTTCTTGACGGTCTACACCGGACTCGACTACGTGGTCCAGGCCATTCGCCTGCGCCGGCGGGTGAAGTCGTGA
- a CDS encoding amino-acid N-acetyltransferase, giving the protein MVVRRARTSDIPEIKRLIDIYAGKILLEKNLVTLYEAVQEFWVAERGDTVIGCGALHVLWADLGEVRTVAVDPAAKGLGAGGLIVDTLIHVARDLALQKLFVLTFEVDFFTRHGFLEIEGTPVTAEVYAEMCRSYDTGVAEFLDLSYVKPNTLGNTRMLLPL; this is encoded by the coding sequence GTGGTCGTCCGCCGTGCTCGAACCTCCGACATTCCGGAGATCAAGCGACTGATCGACATCTACGCCGGGAAGATCCTCCTCGAGAAAAACCTGGTAACGCTGTACGAAGCGGTTCAGGAGTTCTGGGTCGCCGAACGCGGGGACACCGTCATCGGCTGTGGTGCGCTCCACGTCTTGTGGGCCGACCTCGGTGAAGTTCGCACGGTCGCGGTGGATCCGGCAGCCAAGGGCCTCGGTGCCGGTGGTCTGATCGTCGATACCTTGATTCACGTAGCCCGCGACCTGGCTCTCCAGAAGCTGTTCGTGCTCACCTTCGAGGTGGACTTCTTCACGCGGCACGGCTTCCTCGAGATCGAGGGAACGCCCGTCACTGCCGAGGTCTACGCCGAAATGTGCAGGTCGTACGACACCGGTGTCGCAGAATTCCTCGACCTGAGTTACGTGAAGCCGAACACCCTGGGCAACACACGAATGCTGCTCCCCCTCTGA
- a CDS encoding DNA translocase FtsK encodes MAGKTSTRSSGTGGTGASSTSRASGGSRKSSGGRTVSTPRKPTAPRTSPSARKAPSARKAAPARGGTGSRGGARRPAKKNAGGVVSAVGRGISSTWSMAAKGVGATTRTVSKAKDIDHGHRRDGIALGLIALCVVVAAAVWFSAGGPVGEGIAIAVRAVIGEAGYIVPALGLAVAVILMRSEPNPEIRPRLVLGSILVTLPILGLWHLAAGSPADSAGRSEGGGFVGYVAGGPITDGLTVWLAVPLLLLAGLFGVLLLTGTTVRDIPDRLRSLFGTDSRGDEYGDYDPADFGADFSDEYGDHNSSGFDADGYPTDGPDADPYGNYPTEEYVPVKKPRARKVATSVDEPTEVMEPATQAPTAPPSPPARPKPKPIVKAVEPKPEAEEDKIVVDRVVDGDYTLPPLSLLIDGDPPKTRSQANDTMIEAISEVLDQFKIDAAVTGFTRGPTVTRYEVELGPGVKVEKITALARNIAYAVATDNVRLLAPIPGKSAVGIEVPNSDREMVRLADVLTATSTRKDHHPLVIGLGKDIEGNFQSANLAKMPHLLVAGSTGSGKSSFVNSMLVSLLARATPDEVRMILIDPKMVELTPYEGIPHLITPIITQPKKAAAALAWLVEEMEQRYQDMQINKVRHIDDFNKKVRSGEITAQLGSERVYRPYPYILAIVDELADLMMTAPRDVEDAIVRITQKARAAGIHLVLATQRPSVDVVTGLIKTNVPSRLAFATSSLTDSRVILDQPGAEKLIGMGDALFLPMGAGKPTRLQGAFITDEEISAVVDFAKNQAEPEYNETVTAAKASQKNDVDPDIGDDLDVLLQAVELVVTSQFGSTSMLQRKLRVGFAKAGRLIDLMENRGVVGPSEGSKAREVLIKPDELDGLLWSIRGGDPDEAPSDDD; translated from the coding sequence ATGGCAGGAAAGACCAGCACTCGAAGTTCGGGTACCGGCGGCACCGGTGCCTCATCGACGTCGCGGGCCTCGGGGGGATCACGCAAGTCTTCCGGGGGGCGCACAGTGAGCACACCACGTAAGCCCACAGCCCCACGCACGTCACCTTCGGCACGCAAGGCGCCATCGGCACGCAAGGCAGCGCCGGCGCGTGGAGGCACCGGTTCTCGTGGGGGTGCTCGTCGACCGGCCAAGAAGAACGCCGGTGGTGTGGTCTCTGCCGTCGGACGCGGAATTTCCTCTACGTGGTCGATGGCAGCCAAAGGGGTCGGCGCCACGACTCGAACCGTCAGCAAGGCCAAGGACATCGACCACGGCCACCGACGCGACGGCATCGCGCTGGGTCTGATTGCTCTGTGCGTCGTCGTTGCGGCTGCCGTGTGGTTCAGTGCAGGCGGGCCTGTGGGGGAGGGGATCGCGATCGCGGTCCGCGCCGTCATCGGGGAAGCCGGTTACATCGTGCCGGCACTCGGACTCGCGGTCGCGGTCATCCTGATGCGCTCGGAACCGAATCCGGAGATCCGTCCGCGACTGGTTCTCGGGTCGATCCTGGTTACACTCCCGATCCTCGGCCTGTGGCATCTGGCTGCAGGTTCACCGGCCGACTCGGCCGGCCGCTCCGAGGGTGGCGGTTTCGTCGGGTACGTCGCGGGCGGTCCGATCACCGACGGTCTGACTGTCTGGCTCGCTGTCCCGCTCCTCCTGCTGGCAGGTCTGTTCGGTGTGCTTCTACTGACCGGAACCACGGTCCGCGACATCCCGGATCGTCTGCGTTCGTTGTTCGGCACGGACAGTCGAGGCGATGAATATGGAGACTACGACCCAGCAGACTTCGGGGCCGACTTCAGCGACGAATACGGCGACCACAACAGCTCCGGATTCGACGCCGACGGATACCCCACCGACGGACCGGACGCCGATCCGTACGGCAACTACCCGACCGAAGAATATGTTCCGGTCAAGAAGCCTCGGGCACGAAAAGTAGCGACCTCGGTCGACGAGCCCACTGAGGTCATGGAACCTGCAACACAGGCGCCAACTGCACCTCCCTCACCTCCCGCCCGTCCCAAGCCCAAGCCGATCGTCAAGGCCGTCGAGCCCAAGCCCGAAGCCGAGGAAGACAAAATCGTCGTCGACCGCGTCGTCGACGGGGACTACACGCTGCCTCCGCTGTCACTGTTGATCGACGGCGATCCACCCAAGACTCGTAGCCAGGCCAACGACACGATGATCGAGGCCATCTCCGAGGTGCTCGACCAATTCAAAATCGATGCCGCCGTAACCGGGTTCACCCGTGGACCCACCGTCACCCGGTACGAGGTAGAACTCGGGCCCGGTGTCAAGGTCGAGAAGATCACCGCACTCGCGCGCAACATCGCTTACGCGGTCGCAACCGACAACGTGCGCCTGCTTGCTCCGATTCCAGGGAAATCTGCGGTCGGCATCGAGGTGCCGAACTCGGACCGCGAGATGGTCCGACTCGCCGATGTACTCACCGCGACATCGACCCGTAAGGATCATCATCCGCTGGTGATCGGACTCGGCAAGGACATCGAAGGAAACTTCCAGAGCGCCAACCTGGCGAAGATGCCACACCTTCTCGTTGCCGGTTCCACCGGATCCGGTAAGTCCAGCTTCGTGAACTCGATGCTCGTCTCGCTACTCGCACGCGCGACGCCGGACGAGGTTCGCATGATCCTGATCGACCCGAAAATGGTCGAGCTGACGCCGTACGAAGGCATTCCGCACTTGATCACCCCGATCATCACGCAGCCGAAGAAGGCAGCGGCAGCATTGGCATGGCTGGTCGAGGAGATGGAACAGCGGTACCAGGATATGCAGATCAACAAGGTCCGGCACATCGACGACTTCAACAAGAAGGTGCGATCCGGTGAGATCACTGCGCAGCTCGGAAGTGAACGTGTCTACCGGCCGTATCCGTACATTCTCGCGATCGTCGACGAGCTCGCGGACCTGATGATGACCGCTCCGCGTGACGTCGAAGATGCCATCGTCCGTATCACCCAGAAGGCCCGCGCGGCAGGAATCCACCTCGTCCTTGCCACGCAGAGACCATCTGTCGACGTCGTTACCGGTCTGATCAAGACCAACGTGCCCTCACGTCTTGCGTTCGCGACGTCCTCGCTCACAGACTCTCGCGTCATCCTCGATCAGCCCGGCGCCGAGAAGCTCATCGGTATGGGTGATGCGCTCTTCCTACCGATGGGTGCAGGTAAACCGACTCGTCTACAGGGTGCCTTCATCACCGATGAAGAGATCTCGGCAGTAGTCGACTTCGCCAAGAACCAGGCAGAGCCGGAGTACAACGAGACAGTCACCGCGGCCAAAGCGTCGCAGAAGAACGACGTCGATCCCGACATCGGCGATGATCTCGACGTCCTGCTCCAGGCCGTCGAACTGGTGGTCACCAGCCAATTCGGTTCGACTTCGATGTTGCAGCGCAAGCTGCGCGTCGGATTCGCCAAGGCCGGGCGATTGATCGACCTGATGGAGAACCGAGGAGTCGTCGGGCCAAGTGAGGGCTCGAAGGCTCGCGAGGTTTTGATCAAGCCCGACGAACTCGACGGGTTGCTGTGGTCTATCCGAGGTGGAGACCCGGACGAGGCGCCCTCCGACGATGACTAG
- a CDS encoding TIGR03085 family metal-binding protein, whose translation MSLAQDERAALVRTLEKLGEDTPTLCGGWTGRDLAAHLVVRERRLDAAPGILIPFLAGYTEKVQSEVAARPFDKLVEDIRTGPPIWSPFKILDPLINVGEMFVHHEDLRRAQPEWSPRTLPQAMEDKLFSTVGLIGRKSYRRSPVGVELRTTDGRSVTVKKSSRGQVTLIGPPSELLLHAFGRSAVQLEKEGDPRDVEALDALDRSV comes from the coding sequence GTGAGCCTTGCACAGGATGAACGCGCAGCCCTAGTACGTACATTGGAAAAGTTGGGGGAGGACACACCGACGCTGTGTGGTGGGTGGACGGGCCGTGATCTGGCCGCGCACCTCGTCGTTAGGGAGCGTCGGTTGGATGCCGCACCTGGAATTTTGATTCCCTTTCTCGCCGGGTACACCGAGAAGGTCCAGAGCGAGGTAGCTGCCAGGCCTTTCGACAAACTGGTCGAGGACATTCGGACGGGACCGCCCATCTGGTCACCGTTCAAGATCCTCGATCCGTTGATCAACGTCGGCGAAATGTTCGTTCATCATGAAGACCTGCGTCGCGCGCAGCCCGAGTGGTCACCGCGAACTTTGCCGCAAGCGATGGAAGACAAATTGTTCTCGACTGTGGGGTTGATCGGGCGCAAGTCCTATCGCCGATCTCCGGTCGGTGTCGAGCTGCGTACGACCGATGGGCGGTCCGTGACCGTCAAGAAGAGCTCACGCGGTCAGGTGACCCTGATCGGACCACCCTCGGAACTGTTGCTGCATGCATTCGGTCGGAGCGCTGTGCAGCTCGAGAAGGAGGGTGATCCTCGCGATGTCGAGGCGCTCGACGCGCTCGATCGGAGCGTCTGA
- a CDS encoding YciI family protein, which yields MALFAVVYTYSPSTTAGRDTHRANHRAWLADLLEKKTLISSGPYTDGSGALIVVDGTDVDSVKTLFAQDPFATENLIETSVVTEWKPVMGAFA from the coding sequence ATGGCACTGTTCGCCGTTGTCTACACCTACTCCCCCAGTACGACCGCCGGGCGAGACACTCATCGCGCCAACCATCGTGCCTGGCTTGCAGACCTGCTGGAGAAGAAGACCCTCATCTCCAGCGGCCCTTACACCGATGGAAGCGGCGCTTTGATCGTCGTCGACGGCACCGACGTCGACTCGGTGAAGACATTGTTCGCGCAAGATCCGTTCGCCACCGAAAACTTGATCGAGACGTCGGTCGTCACCGAGTGGAAACCGGTCATGGGTGCGTTTGCCTAG
- a CDS encoding ribonuclease J, which yields MSRPPRSRGRATRNAGPPAERPAQSSRPVAQNSAKTQRPDNRKAIDPTARLGLPPKAPSKGLRIVALGGIGEIGRNMTVFEHQGKLLIVDCGVLFPEDQQPGVDLILPDFRHIENRMADVEAVVLTHGHEDHIGAVPFLLRLRPDVPVIGSKFTLALVAAKCREHRLRPNLVEVVEGQKTSHGPFECEYFAVNHSIPDALAIAIRTDAGVVLHTGDIKLDQLPLDGRLTDLAGFSRLGDEGVDLFLVDSTNAEVPGFVTPEREIGGVLDTVIGKAKQRVIVASFASHVHRIQQVIDVAERYNRRIAFVGRSMVRNMQIAQDLGYLRVPEGLEVNVDTAATLPDDRLVLISTGSQGEPLSALSRMARGEHRQINVKANDLVVLASSLIPGNENSVFAVVNGLAKRGATVVTQQNAKVHVSGHASAGELLYLYNAVRPTNVMPVHGEWRHLRANAALAKATGVAEDRVVLAEDGVVVDMVDGLARIVGQVPVGHVYVDGLSVGDVGDSTLSDRLVLGEGGFIAITVAIDSTTGRAVTTPEVSGRGFSDDPTALKATVQLVEAELQRLATDGVTDTHRIAQAVRRVVGRWVADKYRRKPMIVPTVMAVN from the coding sequence ATGAGTAGACCACCCAGATCACGCGGCCGCGCAACCCGAAATGCCGGACCTCCGGCTGAGCGACCCGCTCAGTCGTCACGTCCCGTGGCGCAGAACTCGGCGAAGACGCAACGCCCGGACAACCGTAAAGCGATCGACCCGACAGCACGCCTCGGATTACCTCCGAAGGCACCGTCCAAGGGGCTACGCATCGTTGCCCTGGGCGGCATCGGTGAGATCGGCCGGAACATGACCGTCTTCGAGCATCAGGGCAAGCTCCTGATCGTCGACTGCGGCGTGCTCTTCCCCGAAGATCAGCAGCCCGGCGTCGACCTGATCCTTCCCGACTTCCGGCACATCGAGAACCGGATGGCCGACGTCGAGGCCGTCGTTCTCACCCACGGCCACGAGGATCACATCGGTGCCGTGCCTTTCCTCCTGCGACTGCGCCCGGACGTTCCGGTCATCGGCTCGAAGTTCACTCTTGCCCTCGTCGCAGCAAAATGCCGAGAGCATCGCCTACGGCCTAACCTCGTCGAGGTCGTCGAAGGCCAGAAGACGAGCCACGGACCGTTCGAGTGCGAGTACTTCGCCGTCAACCACTCGATTCCCGACGCGTTGGCCATCGCGATACGTACCGATGCCGGCGTCGTTCTGCACACGGGTGACATCAAGCTCGACCAGTTGCCGCTCGATGGCCGGTTGACCGACCTCGCAGGATTCTCACGTCTCGGTGACGAAGGCGTCGACCTCTTCCTGGTGGATTCCACCAACGCGGAGGTTCCTGGATTCGTCACACCCGAGCGCGAGATCGGTGGTGTGCTCGACACGGTCATCGGCAAGGCCAAGCAGCGTGTCATCGTGGCATCGTTCGCAAGTCACGTCCATCGCATCCAGCAGGTCATCGACGTCGCTGAGCGGTACAACCGTCGGATCGCCTTCGTCGGCCGTTCGATGGTCCGCAATATGCAGATCGCTCAGGATCTCGGTTACCTCCGTGTGCCCGAAGGCCTCGAGGTCAACGTCGACACCGCCGCGACGCTTCCTGACGACCGACTCGTGTTGATTTCCACGGGCTCTCAGGGTGAGCCGCTCTCGGCATTGTCGCGGATGGCTCGCGGCGAACACCGGCAGATCAACGTCAAGGCCAACGACCTCGTCGTGCTGGCATCGTCGCTGATCCCCGGCAACGAGAACTCCGTCTTCGCTGTCGTCAACGGTCTGGCCAAGCGCGGAGCTACGGTTGTGACCCAGCAGAACGCGAAGGTCCATGTGTCGGGTCACGCGTCTGCGGGTGAACTGCTCTACCTGTACAACGCGGTCCGTCCCACGAACGTCATGCCCGTGCACGGCGAGTGGCGTCACCTCCGCGCGAATGCAGCACTCGCCAAGGCCACCGGTGTTGCCGAGGACCGTGTCGTGCTCGCCGAAGACGGCGTCGTCGTCGACATGGTCGACGGTTTGGCTCGCATCGTCGGTCAGGTCCCGGTCGGACACGTGTACGTCGACGGCTTGTCCGTGGGCGACGTGGGTGATTCGACACTGTCGGATCGACTCGTTCTCGGCGAAGGCGGCTTCATCGCCATCACCGTTGCCATCGATTCGACAACAGGGCGGGCGGTTACGACCCCCGAAGTGTCCGGTCGCGGATTCTCCGACGATCCGACTGCTCTCAAAGCCACCGTTCAACTCGTGGAGGCCGAGCTGCAGCGCCTTGCGACCGACGGTGTCACCGACACCCATCGCATTGCGCAGGCCGTGCGACGCGTAGTCGGCCGGTGGGTTGCAGACAAGTACCGCCGTAAGCCGATGATCGTTCCGACAGTCATGGCAGTGAACTGA
- a CDS encoding helix-turn-helix transcriptional regulator, with protein MALLLREALGDSLRRTRVAQSRTLREVSNTARVSLGYLSEVERGRKEASSELLAAICTALAVPLSDVMSDVSDSLLVSTGSASTADGIALPNADTGSKKSGNGSPRIAGETRVVIPAPARALAAA; from the coding sequence ATGGCGCTGCTATTGCGTGAAGCACTCGGCGACAGTCTGCGGCGCACTCGCGTCGCACAGAGTCGCACACTGCGCGAGGTCTCGAACACCGCGCGCGTGAGCCTCGGATATCTGTCGGAAGTCGAACGGGGCAGGAAAGAGGCGTCGAGCGAGCTGCTCGCCGCCATCTGCACCGCGTTGGCGGTTCCGTTGTCCGACGTGATGAGCGACGTCAGTGACTCGTTGCTCGTGTCCACCGGATCCGCCTCGACGGCCGACGGCATCGCGCTGCCTAATGCCGACACCGGGTCGAAGAAGAGCGGTAACGGGTCGCCACGTATTGCGGGTGAAACTCGCGTCGTCATCCCTGCGCCTGCACGTGCACTCGCAGCAGCCTGA
- a CDS encoding sulfite exporter TauE/SafE family protein, translating into MPVSEILVILVAGFGAGAINAVVGSGTLITFPTLVAFGYPPQIATMSNAIGLVAGSASGTWGYRRELAGQWHRLRWQIPASFFGALVGAWLLLHLPPSVFIAVVPVLLIAALVLVVLQPRIQAWARRRSEAAGEAADHVSRAKLILLTIGTFVVGIYGGYFTAAQGILLIGVMGVLLPESIQRMNAAKNLLSLIVNVVAALAYTIFAFDQISWAAAGLIAVGSVLGGSVGARYGRRLSPWALRSAIVVLGLIGLWRLIFA; encoded by the coding sequence GTGCCTGTATCGGAAATTCTCGTCATTCTCGTAGCGGGCTTCGGTGCTGGAGCCATCAATGCCGTCGTCGGTTCCGGAACTCTGATCACCTTTCCGACTCTCGTCGCCTTCGGGTATCCCCCGCAGATCGCGACGATGTCGAATGCGATCGGATTGGTCGCCGGTAGCGCCTCCGGAACGTGGGGATATCGACGAGAGCTCGCAGGACAGTGGCACCGGTTGCGCTGGCAGATACCCGCATCGTTCTTCGGTGCGCTAGTCGGCGCGTGGCTGCTGCTGCACCTGCCCCCGTCCGTCTTCATTGCGGTGGTTCCAGTACTTCTCATCGCCGCCTTGGTCCTCGTGGTCCTCCAGCCCCGCATCCAGGCATGGGCCAGGCGCCGCTCGGAGGCGGCCGGTGAAGCCGCTGACCATGTCAGCCGGGCGAAGCTGATACTGCTGACCATCGGGACATTCGTGGTCGGAATCTATGGCGGCTATTTCACTGCAGCGCAGGGAATCCTCCTGATCGGCGTCATGGGGGTGCTGCTGCCCGAGTCGATACAGCGAATGAACGCGGCCAAGAACTTGCTCTCGCTCATCGTCAACGTCGTCGCGGCGCTCGCCTACACGATTTTCGCGTTCGACCAGATCAGCTGGGCTGCAGCAGGTTTGATAGCAGTCGGATCGGTCCTAGGAGGGTCGGTGGGTGCGCGATACGGAAGACGCCTATCACCATGGGCATTGCGGAGCGCAATCGTCGTCCTGGGCCTCATCGGACTGTGGCGGCTGATCTTCGCCTAG
- a CDS encoding PspA/IM30 family protein, with protein sequence MANPFVKAWKYMMALFNSKIDEKADPKVQIQQAIEDAQRQHQALSQQAASVIGNQRQLEMKLSRQLDEVEKLNANARQAVTLADQASSAGDVDKATQYTNAAEAFAAQLVTAEQGVEDLKVLHDQSLQAASQAKKAVEQNAMALQAKVAERTKLLSQLEQAKMQEKVSESLRSMDSTLSAPGNTPSLDAVRDKIERRYADALGSAELAQNTVSGRMMEVQQASVQMAGHSRLEQIRASMAGDSLPSGNATGTSKPSIAKSPNATPEPPAQH encoded by the coding sequence ATGGCTAATCCTTTCGTCAAAGCCTGGAAGTACATGATGGCGCTCTTCAATTCCAAGATCGACGAGAAGGCCGACCCCAAGGTTCAGATTCAGCAGGCAATCGAGGATGCACAGCGGCAGCACCAAGCGCTGTCTCAGCAGGCGGCCTCGGTTATCGGCAACCAGCGTCAGCTGGAGATGAAGCTGAGCCGTCAGCTCGACGAGGTCGAGAAGCTGAATGCGAACGCTCGCCAGGCAGTCACACTTGCCGACCAGGCGTCCTCTGCAGGCGATGTCGACAAAGCGACGCAGTACACCAATGCTGCTGAGGCATTCGCAGCTCAGCTCGTTACTGCCGAGCAAGGTGTCGAGGACCTCAAGGTCCTGCACGACCAGTCTTTGCAGGCCGCATCGCAGGCAAAGAAGGCCGTGGAGCAGAACGCGATGGCGCTACAGGCCAAGGTGGCCGAGCGTACAAAACTGCTCAGCCAACTCGAGCAGGCGAAGATGCAGGAGAAGGTCAGCGAATCACTCCGCTCGATGGACAGCACGCTGTCCGCGCCAGGCAATACCCCGAGCCTCGATGCCGTTCGCGACAAGATCGAACGTCGCTACGCAGATGCACTCGGCTCGGCCGAACTGGCGCAGAACACCGTGTCGGGTCGGATGATGGAGGTGCAGCAGGCGTCGGTTCAGATGGCTGGGCACAGCCGTCTCGAGCAGATCCGCGCTTCGATGGCAGGTGACTCGCTCCCATCCGGTAACGCGACGGGAACATCCAAGCCGTCGATTGCCAAGTCTCCCAATGCAACTCCAGAACCACCTGCGCAGCACTGA
- a CDS encoding TetR/AcrR family transcriptional regulator, with product MSQQAELGETFADDIAISSVENQVLDAARSCILEYGVRRTTLAEIARRAKVSRPTVYRRWSDTRAVVSSLLTREIGAVIPRFDPDASARRQITSSVSAVADGIRIHPLFVKILRSDPEILATYILHRLGRSQSLIIDGLVPIIEGGQRDSSIRDGVPSHMATVLLLMVQSAVQSAEMVSGRIPGDDLVVEFAYAVESYLRPLDP from the coding sequence GTGAGCCAGCAGGCCGAACTGGGCGAGACCTTCGCCGACGACATCGCCATTTCCTCGGTCGAAAATCAGGTGCTCGACGCTGCACGCTCGTGCATTCTCGAATACGGGGTCCGCCGGACCACTCTGGCCGAGATCGCCCGTCGGGCAAAGGTCAGCCGTCCGACCGTCTACCGGCGTTGGTCCGATACCCGAGCGGTGGTCTCCAGCCTGCTGACACGCGAGATCGGCGCGGTGATTCCGAGATTCGATCCCGATGCCTCGGCCCGTAGGCAGATCACGTCCTCGGTCTCGGCGGTAGCCGACGGCATACGCATCCATCCGTTGTTCGTCAAAATCCTCCGTTCCGATCCCGAAATCCTGGCCACCTACATCCTGCACCGCCTCGGTAGGAGTCAATCGCTGATTATCGACGGCTTGGTGCCCATCATCGAAGGTGGCCAACGAGATTCGTCTATCCGCGATGGCGTACCGAGTCATATGGCGACCGTGTTGCTGTTGATGGTCCAGTCCGCTGTGCAGTCGGCAGAGATGGTGTCGGGCCGGATCCCGGGTGACGATCTGGTCGTCGAGTTCGCCTACGCCGTGGAGTCGTACCTGCGTCCGCTCGATCCGTGA
- a CDS encoding nucleotide disphospho-sugar-binding domain-containing protein: MRVAVVAGPDPGHAFPAIALCHLFASAGDLPILFTGSRWIDAATAVGIDTRLLKGLTPRPEDDDMDAGQRIHSRAAFISTELLPDLKNADVDLVVSDILTAGGGLAAERLGIPWVELSPHPLYAPSKGLPPIGSGLAPGTGVRGRLRDTLMRAATGRSIAQGKSQRGAARVGVGLSAEDPGPAARLIATIPALEVPRPDWPVEAHVVGPLLWEPTTEALPIPPGDGPVVMVAPSTAFTGAQGMLEATLEGLAGRGVRLVASMLDEPPAELPGWATAGLGRQDHLLDHADVVICGSGHGLLAKALIHGVPVVAIPGGGDQWELANRAARQGSAVVVRPPTPGAIADAVLRVLGGESFTNAARSASASAAEVEDPVEVCRDVLR; this comes from the coding sequence GTGCGAGTAGCTGTGGTAGCCGGCCCCGACCCGGGACATGCTTTTCCCGCTATTGCGCTGTGCCATTTGTTCGCCTCCGCAGGTGATCTGCCGATACTGTTCACCGGTTCGAGGTGGATCGATGCGGCCACGGCCGTCGGTATCGACACTCGGTTGCTCAAAGGGCTGACACCGCGGCCCGAGGACGACGATATGGATGCAGGCCAGCGGATTCATTCGCGGGCAGCTTTCATCTCCACCGAACTGTTGCCGGATCTGAAGAATGCCGACGTTGATCTGGTCGTGTCCGACATCCTCACCGCCGGAGGCGGTTTGGCCGCCGAACGGCTCGGCATACCGTGGGTGGAATTGTCACCGCACCCGTTGTACGCACCCTCGAAGGGATTGCCTCCGATCGGGAGCGGCCTTGCCCCGGGGACAGGTGTCCGGGGTCGACTACGGGACACGTTGATGCGTGCCGCAACCGGCAGATCCATAGCCCAGGGAAAGTCCCAGCGCGGAGCCGCACGTGTCGGTGTCGGCCTGTCCGCCGAAGATCCGGGGCCCGCTGCGCGCCTGATCGCCACCATCCCAGCCCTGGAGGTTCCGAGGCCGGACTGGCCGGTCGAGGCGCATGTCGTCGGGCCGCTGCTGTGGGAGCCGACAACGGAAGCCCTGCCGATTCCGCCTGGCGACGGTCCTGTGGTCATGGTGGCTCCGTCGACGGCGTTCACCGGCGCCCAGGGAATGCTCGAGGCAACCTTGGAAGGCCTTGCGGGGCGCGGGGTGCGGTTGGTCGCCTCGATGCTCGACGAGCCCCCGGCCGAACTACCGGGCTGGGCTACCGCGGGGCTCGGCCGACAGGACCATCTCCTCGACCACGCAGACGTCGTCATCTGTGGGTCCGGGCACGGGTTGTTGGCGAAAGCCCTGATCCATGGAGTCCCCGTCGTCGCGATCCCCGGTGGTGGAGATCAATGGGAACTGGCCAACCGCGCGGCGCGGCAGGGGAGCGCGGTCGTTGTTCGTCCGCCGACCCCTGGAGCAATCGCGGACGCCGTCCTCCGTGTCCTCGGGGGCGAAAGTTTCACCAATGCTGCACGCTCGGCGTCGGCGAGTGCCGCCGAGGTGGAGGATCCCGTAGAGGTGTGCCGCGACGTTCTGCGGTGA